The Pseudophaeobacter arcticus DSM 23566 genome includes a region encoding these proteins:
- the nagA gene encoding N-acetylglucosamine-6-phosphate deacetylase: MSQQSIVYGGGPIFDGHSLQQGMSARFEAGKLVSLTPGSPRAADAPYVDLAGDILSPGYLDLQVNGGDGIMLNAEPSCAGLARIARAHRRLGAVQILPTLITDTPQKTAQVIATTQQALTAGVPGIAGLHLEGPHLAQSRKGAHDAALIRRMTPADLEVLLAAAELLPVLMVTLAPESVNLDQIRALRRAGVILSLGHTDAPYEQAMNYAEAGVSCVTHLFNAMSPLGHRAPGLPGAALINPQLYAGLIADGIHVHPATLRAAWAAKMGNPSPRGKIYLVSDAMAPAGSEITSFQLEGRQILRQNGRLTLGDGTLAGADLDLTTALRVLVTHCDIPLEEALTAAVTTPRQVIGQWAQDCSVLGLAQSDFIRIQSDLSTAQPICEIAG; this comes from the coding sequence ATGAGCCAGCAAAGCATCGTTTACGGAGGTGGCCCGATCTTTGATGGCCACAGCCTGCAACAGGGCATGAGCGCCCGTTTTGAGGCCGGGAAACTGGTCAGCCTGACGCCGGGCAGCCCCCGCGCAGCAGATGCGCCCTATGTAGATCTTGCCGGGGATATCCTCAGCCCCGGGTATCTGGATCTGCAGGTCAATGGCGGCGATGGCATCATGCTGAACGCCGAGCCCAGCTGTGCCGGGCTTGCGCGCATTGCCAGGGCGCACCGGCGGCTAGGCGCGGTGCAGATCCTGCCGACGCTGATCACCGACACACCGCAGAAAACCGCCCAGGTCATCGCCACCACCCAGCAGGCCCTCACCGCCGGAGTGCCCGGTATTGCCGGGTTGCATCTGGAGGGGCCGCATCTGGCGCAGAGCCGCAAAGGCGCCCATGATGCGGCTTTGATCCGGAGGATGACCCCGGCGGATCTGGAGGTGCTTCTGGCAGCGGCAGAGCTCCTGCCGGTGCTGATGGTCACCCTGGCGCCAGAAAGCGTAAATCTGGACCAGATCAGAGCGCTGCGCCGTGCCGGGGTGATCCTGTCGCTGGGGCATACGGATGCGCCCTATGAACAGGCGATGAACTATGCCGAGGCCGGTGTCAGCTGTGTCACCCATCTGTTCAACGCCATGAGCCCGCTTGGCCACCGCGCCCCCGGCCTGCCCGGTGCGGCGCTCATCAATCCGCAGCTATATGCCGGGCTGATTGCCGATGGCATCCATGTGCATCCTGCAACGCTGCGCGCCGCCTGGGCTGCCAAGATGGGAAATCCCAGCCCCAGGGGCAAGATCTACCTGGTCAGTGACGCCATGGCCCCGGCAGGCAGTGAGATCACCTCGTTCCAGCTGGAAGGCCGCCAGATCCTGCGCCAGAACGGGCGGCTCACCCTGGGGGATGGCACTCTGGCGGGCGCGGATCTTGACCTCACCACAGCGCTGCGCGTGCTCGTCACCCACTGCGATATTCCGCTGGAAGAGGCCCTGACAGCCGCCGTAACCACCCCGCGACAGGTGATCGGCCAATGGGCACAGGACTGCTCCGTGCTTGGCCTGGCACAAAGCGATTTTATCCGTATTCAAAGCGATCTCAGCACGGCACAGCCTATCTGCGAGATCGCAGGCTAG
- a CDS encoding LysR family transcriptional regulator — protein sequence MRTFVAVAARHSFTGGARQIGISTKLASKYVARLEERLGAQLFNRTTRSVTLTDTGQAYLERCLPVLDQIDEMEGVIQERQSELAGPIRLTAPTGFGSRELVQAVTPFQQSHPKVQIEMLLSDYHAPLVEEGIDLAIRFGKLQDSTLVARKLCDMRLVVVAAPDYLARHGEPGHPKALATHNCLMLQSSAQPERWRFNEAGKVTSVLVSGSFRANSPRAVAHMAAGGQGIGRCPYYTVKPLVEAGRLQLLFADREDAPLPLYVVYPPSRHLTARIRALIEHLAKWFQSTEQNLWGP from the coding sequence ATGCGAACTTTTGTTGCGGTTGCAGCGCGGCATTCCTTTACGGGTGGGGCGCGCCAGATCGGCATCAGCACCAAACTGGCCAGCAAATATGTGGCCCGGCTGGAAGAACGCCTGGGCGCGCAGCTGTTTAACCGCACCACCCGTTCGGTCACCCTGACCGATACCGGCCAGGCCTATCTGGAGCGCTGCCTGCCGGTGTTGGACCAGATTGATGAGATGGAAGGGGTCATCCAGGAGCGCCAGTCCGAATTGGCCGGGCCAATCCGGCTCACTGCGCCCACGGGTTTTGGCAGCCGCGAGCTGGTGCAGGCGGTGACACCGTTTCAGCAAAGCCACCCCAAGGTGCAGATCGAAATGCTGCTGTCGGACTATCACGCACCCCTGGTTGAAGAGGGCATTGATCTGGCCATTCGCTTTGGCAAGCTGCAGGATTCGACTCTGGTGGCGCGTAAACTCTGCGATATGCGTCTGGTGGTGGTGGCGGCGCCGGATTATCTGGCACGTCACGGCGAGCCGGGCCACCCCAAGGCCCTGGCGACCCATAACTGCCTGATGCTGCAATCCTCGGCGCAGCCTGAGCGCTGGCGCTTCAACGAGGCAGGCAAAGTGACCTCTGTGCTGGTGAGCGGCAGCTTTCGGGCCAATTCTCCGCGCGCGGTGGCCCATATGGCAGCAGGTGGCCAGGGCATTGGCCGCTGCCCCTATTACACGGTGAAACCTTTGGTCGAAGCGGGGCGCCTGCAGTTGCTGTTTGCAGATCGCGAAGACGCGCCGCTGCCGCTCTATGTGGTCTATCCGCCAAGCCGCCACCTCACAGCGCGCATTCGGGCCTTGATCGAACATCTGGCCAAATGGTTCCAGTCAACCGAGCAGAACCTCTGGGGCCCGTGA
- a CDS encoding glutathione S-transferase family protein produces MSNTLRIHSFPLSGHGHRVELFASLAGIAHEVITVDLAKGEQQGEAFLALNPVGQVPVIEDGDTVISDSNAILVYLARKYAPAYLPSDPVAEAEVQKFLTLAAGEVAFGPAAARLINVFNAPLDADFCKTIAARVLGKLEAHLTGRDFLVGTAPTIADVAIYSYVAHAPEGDISLEPYPNVRRLLSNIEGLKGFKPMPVTPVGLSAAA; encoded by the coding sequence ATGTCCAATACTCTGCGCATCCACAGTTTCCCCCTCTCGGGTCACGGTCACCGGGTTGAACTTTTTGCCAGCTTGGCTGGCATCGCCCATGAGGTCATCACCGTCGATCTGGCCAAAGGTGAACAACAAGGAGAGGCCTTTCTGGCACTGAACCCCGTCGGCCAGGTGCCGGTGATCGAAGACGGCGATACCGTGATCAGTGATTCCAACGCCATCCTGGTCTATCTTGCCCGCAAATATGCCCCTGCCTATCTGCCCAGCGATCCGGTTGCCGAGGCCGAGGTGCAGAAATTCCTGACCCTGGCTGCCGGCGAAGTGGCCTTTGGTCCTGCCGCCGCGCGTCTGATCAATGTCTTTAACGCGCCCCTGGATGCGGATTTCTGCAAAACCATCGCCGCGCGCGTTCTGGGCAAGCTGGAGGCCCATCTGACAGGACGTGACTTCCTGGTCGGCACCGCGCCCACCATCGCGGATGTGGCGATCTACTCCTATGTGGCCCATGCCCCCGAAGGCGACATCTCGCTGGAGCCCTACCCGAATGTGCGCCGCCTGCTGAGCAACATCGAAGGGCTGAAGGGCTTTAAACCCATGCCCGTCACCCCGGTTGGTCTCTCCGCCGCGGCCTAG
- a CDS encoding 2Fe-2S iron-sulfur cluster-binding protein yields the protein MPPAIPAQIGNIQTASPFHAGERQLQSENGSRERMEQFGSKVIRPYLPEQHRAFFAQLPFVVVGVVDAEGWPWASLFPGAPGFAQSPDKSHLNIALQGAESDPVRRALHPEAPLGVLGIEMHSRRRNRMNGRISSLGESQMQLRVDQSFGNCPQYIQHRDITFLRQADDSTPARASAGFRQLDAAARRMISGADVFFVASAVAARDNPTVEGVDVSHRGGRPGFVQVDGNSLIIPDFPGNNYFNTLGNFLLNPKAGLVFPDFETGDLLMLTGGTELLAKEAPEMRGFHGADRGWRFTLDHGVWLRDALPFRAKLGAFSPHSLMADTWEERAARAQQEAGRNAWRQFRVARVQQESTVIRSFYLEPADTAPLLSFEAGQFLTLRARSKTQGPGQASGQILSRSYTVSSAPGEHYYRISVKREDQGQMSRLLHDQIMPGDIVEVKAPRGAFYIDPAETRPAVLLAGGVGITPMIAMANHVQREAIRTRHLRPLTVLHASQDSAQRAFADEFRALQQATQGQIRYLSLVATAGEGEKPGVEYNGTGRISDDTLRQVLALDDYDFFLCGPPPFMQGIYDSLRRLGVRDARIFAESFGPAALSRAPDVSAASLPADPPAKDEAEAADVSFASLAGATKWRAKDGSLLELAEAQGLTPSFSCRSGACGSCATRITQGSVSYRSPPQAEIPPGKALLCCARPAKGSAPLKLDL from the coding sequence ATGCCCCCTGCCATCCCCGCCCAGATTGGCAACATCCAAACCGCCTCGCCCTTCCATGCCGGCGAGCGGCAATTGCAAAGCGAGAACGGCAGCCGCGAGAGGATGGAGCAATTTGGCAGCAAGGTGATCCGCCCCTACCTGCCAGAGCAGCACCGGGCGTTTTTTGCGCAATTGCCCTTTGTGGTGGTAGGAGTCGTGGATGCCGAGGGTTGGCCCTGGGCCAGCCTGTTTCCCGGCGCCCCCGGATTTGCCCAGAGCCCGGATAAAAGCCACCTCAACATTGCCTTGCAGGGCGCTGAGTCAGATCCGGTGCGACGTGCGCTGCACCCTGAGGCGCCGCTGGGGGTGCTTGGGATTGAGATGCACAGCCGTCGCCGCAACCGGATGAACGGGCGGATCTCCTCACTGGGGGAAAGCCAGATGCAGTTGCGGGTGGACCAGTCCTTTGGCAATTGTCCGCAGTATATCCAACACCGCGACATCACCTTTCTGCGCCAAGCTGATGACAGCACCCCGGCGCGGGCCTCAGCCGGGTTCCGCCAGTTGGATGCCGCCGCGCGCCGGATGATTTCCGGGGCAGATGTCTTTTTTGTCGCCAGCGCGGTTGCGGCCCGCGACAATCCCACCGTTGAGGGTGTCGATGTCTCCCACCGGGGGGGGCGGCCAGGGTTTGTGCAGGTTGATGGCAATAGCCTGATTATTCCCGATTTCCCCGGCAACAACTATTTCAACACCTTGGGGAATTTCCTGCTCAACCCCAAGGCGGGGCTGGTGTTTCCCGATTTTGAAACCGGCGACCTTTTGATGCTCACCGGCGGGACCGAGTTGCTGGCAAAAGAGGCGCCGGAAATGCGCGGCTTCCACGGTGCCGATCGTGGCTGGCGTTTCACCCTGGATCACGGGGTTTGGCTGCGCGATGCGCTGCCGTTTCGCGCCAAACTGGGCGCCTTTTCCCCACATTCGCTGATGGCAGACACCTGGGAGGAACGCGCCGCCCGCGCCCAACAGGAAGCGGGACGCAACGCCTGGCGCCAGTTCCGGGTGGCCCGCGTGCAACAGGAAAGCACGGTCATTCGCTCCTTCTATCTGGAACCTGCCGATACCGCGCCGCTGTTGTCGTTTGAGGCCGGTCAGTTTCTCACCCTGCGGGCCAGATCAAAGACCCAGGGGCCGGGACAAGCCAGCGGTCAGATCCTGAGCCGGAGCTACACCGTCTCTTCTGCCCCCGGCGAGCACTACTATCGGATCTCTGTCAAACGCGAAGACCAGGGGCAGATGTCGCGCCTGTTGCATGACCAGATCATGCCCGGCGATATTGTCGAGGTCAAAGCACCGCGTGGCGCCTTTTATATTGATCCCGCCGAAACCCGTCCGGCGGTGCTTTTGGCCGGGGGTGTTGGCATTACGCCGATGATTGCGATGGCCAACCATGTGCAGCGCGAAGCCATCCGTACCCGCCATCTGCGTCCGCTCACGGTGCTCCATGCCAGCCAGGACAGCGCCCAGCGCGCCTTTGCGGATGAGTTCCGCGCCCTGCAGCAGGCGACACAGGGGCAGATCCGCTACCTGTCTCTTGTTGCCACCGCTGGTGAGGGCGAAAAGCCCGGAGTGGAGTATAACGGCACCGGCCGGATCAGCGATGACACCCTGCGGCAGGTGCTGGCGCTGGACGACTATGATTTCTTCCTCTGCGGTCCGCCACCCTTCATGCAGGGGATCTATGACAGCCTGCGTCGCCTTGGGGTACGGGATGCCCGGATCTTTGCCGAAAGCTTTGGCCCCGCCGCGCTGAGCCGCGCCCCCGATGTCTCTGCCGCCTCCCTGCCAGCGGATCCCCCCGCCAAAGACGAAGCAGAGGCGGCCGATGTCAGCTTTGCCAGTCTTGCAGGGGCAACAAAATGGCGCGCCAAAGACGGATCTTTGCTGGAATTGGCAGAGGCCCAGGGGCTGACGCCCAGTTTCAGCTGCCGGTCCGGCGCCTGCGGCAGCTGCGCCACCAGGATAACCCAAGGCAGCGTCAGCTACCGCAGCCCGCCCCAAGCCGAGATCCCCCCCGGCAAGGCGCTGCTGTGTTGTGCCCGCCCCGCCAAGGGCAGCGCACCACTGAAACTCGACCTCTGA
- a CDS encoding nuclear transport factor 2 family protein, giving the protein MDTRPPLPPFTRDSAIDKVRLAEDGWNSRDAAKVALAYTPDTKWRNRATFVSNRAEAQAFLEAKWIRELDYRLIKELWAFTENRIAVRYAYEWHDDSGNWYRSYGNENWEFAENGLMQNRFACINDLPIKESDRKFHWPLGRRPDDHPGLSDLGL; this is encoded by the coding sequence ATGGATACCCGCCCACCCCTGCCGCCCTTCACCCGAGACAGCGCCATAGACAAAGTACGCCTGGCCGAGGACGGCTGGAACAGCCGCGACGCGGCCAAGGTGGCCCTGGCCTATACCCCGGATACAAAATGGCGCAACCGCGCCACCTTTGTCAGCAACCGCGCCGAGGCCCAGGCTTTTCTGGAGGCAAAATGGATCCGCGAGTTGGACTACCGGCTGATCAAGGAGCTTTGGGCCTTTACTGAAAACCGCATCGCCGTGCGCTATGCCTATGAGTGGCATGATGACAGCGGCAACTGGTATCGCTCCTACGGCAATGAAAACTGGGAGTTTGCTGAAAACGGCCTGATGCAGAACCGCTTTGCCTGCATCAATGACCTGCCGATCAAGGAGAGCGACCGCAAGTTCCACTGGCCGCTGGGGCGGCGCCCCGATGATCACCCCGGCCTGTCGGATCTGGGGCTCTGA
- a CDS encoding efflux RND transporter permease subunit, whose translation MIPYFVRHPVASNLIMALLCILGIGVLSSLERETFPEFTASTVAARVVYAGASARDVDEEICTPLEAALTGTSGMTELTCLSVDGMATATAELEEGGDLTLFFNDVFSAVSSINDFPLNAETPTVEIQARSDLVALVAVSGISGKQGLIEYADQLADRLRGLPGVAEIAVSGITDRELQVVFDQGALHRFGLSPRNIVDAIKARSLSQPLGSADLDENSLVLRYADTRRSVADLEDLIVLQNDSGSFVRLSDLAEVRMMDTDDNIASYIDGDQAAIISVSKSKNTDSIRVFEAVDQILSAERAANPDPFRITVTNNMTELVEERLNLISENIAVGLVLVFLTMWLFFSLNEALWISAALPVSFLGTLFVMSLLGITINMISLVALLMAVGLIMDDSIVIAENIDKWRTRVGPTEAASRGALEVLPGVSSSFLTTACVFGPLLFVAGDMGQILRFIPMVLLITLAISLFEGFFILPHHLSHGRLAKQTVHKTRLAERGLNWIKERCVLPIAAWLVSWRYMTLGSVFAVLILSISLIASGTVKMIGFPSTESDTLTIRFSLTSGINRARTVATVEQLLEGLRQVDAELTPKTQGGAPLVERILVRYAVNSEVYDNGSNTATITVDLLSSSERNVSADAVLEAWRSAAGPIPDLVQSSFAQAELRPGGFDLDVELTGYDLEELEAASTELRNNLLARSDVVEAFQDFYGGRQEVQLALNEYGYLVGLTPQAVSDQLRSAFQGTETDSFRSNQSDMAVRVKLGDTVANLVELERFPILVAGGKLVALSTVAEITLSQGYPTITRKNGKALARIRGKIDTANVTSAQVSAVITKELGPELQKRFPGVEIGISGATAEQAKSQASIMKLLLLGLVGVFMVLAFQFRSYSLPVVVMLSIPFALVGTILGHWGMGLDMSMPSLIGFASLAGIVVNNAILFLTFFQTHLEGDDYVAASLDAVRARFRPILLSTSTSIAGLVPILFETSPQVQTLVPVVVSVAFGLLASMVLVLLVLPALIAVYFDVVDVRKWVDQFQRSENVF comes from the coding sequence ATGATCCCTTATTTTGTGCGCCACCCGGTTGCCTCAAACCTGATCATGGCGCTGCTTTGCATTCTGGGGATTGGTGTCCTCAGCAGTCTGGAGCGCGAGACCTTCCCCGAGTTCACCGCCTCAACCGTGGCGGCCAGAGTTGTCTATGCCGGCGCCTCGGCGCGGGATGTGGACGAGGAAATCTGCACACCGCTGGAAGCGGCGCTCACCGGCACCTCCGGAATGACCGAGCTCACCTGCCTGTCGGTTGACGGTATGGCGACCGCCACCGCCGAGCTGGAGGAGGGCGGCGATCTGACGCTGTTTTTCAACGATGTCTTTTCGGCGGTCTCCAGCATCAATGATTTCCCCCTGAATGCTGAAACTCCCACGGTGGAAATTCAGGCACGCAGCGATCTGGTGGCCCTGGTGGCGGTCTCCGGGATTTCTGGCAAACAGGGGTTGATAGAATATGCCGATCAGCTGGCGGATCGTCTGCGCGGGTTGCCCGGTGTGGCTGAGATCGCGGTTTCGGGCATTACCGACCGCGAGCTGCAAGTGGTGTTTGATCAGGGCGCGCTGCACCGGTTTGGCCTGTCACCGCGCAATATCGTTGATGCGATCAAGGCCCGAAGCCTGAGCCAACCACTTGGCAGTGCCGATCTGGACGAAAACAGCCTGGTGCTGCGCTACGCAGATACCCGTCGTTCGGTTGCCGATCTCGAAGATCTGATCGTCTTGCAAAACGACTCTGGCAGCTTTGTCCGGCTCAGCGATCTGGCCGAGGTGCGGATGATGGATACCGACGACAATATCGCCTCGTATATTGATGGCGATCAGGCGGCGATCATTTCGGTGTCCAAATCCAAGAACACCGACAGTATCCGGGTGTTTGAGGCGGTGGATCAGATCCTCAGCGCCGAACGGGCGGCCAATCCCGATCCGTTTCGGATCACCGTGACCAACAACATGACCGAGCTGGTAGAGGAACGGCTGAACCTGATTTCGGAAAATATCGCCGTTGGTCTGGTTCTGGTGTTTCTGACCATGTGGCTGTTCTTTTCCCTGAACGAGGCCCTGTGGATTTCAGCGGCCCTGCCGGTTTCCTTTCTGGGAACCTTGTTTGTGATGAGCCTGCTGGGGATCACCATCAACATGATTTCCCTGGTGGCGCTGCTGATGGCGGTTGGGCTGATCATGGATGATTCCATCGTGATTGCGGAAAACATCGACAAATGGCGCACCCGTGTTGGTCCGACCGAGGCCGCGTCCCGTGGCGCGCTGGAAGTCTTGCCCGGTGTGTCGTCGTCCTTTCTGACAACCGCCTGCGTGTTTGGCCCCTTGCTGTTTGTTGCGGGCGACATGGGGCAGATCCTGCGGTTTATCCCGATGGTGCTGCTGATCACCCTGGCGATATCGCTGTTTGAGGGTTTTTTCATTCTGCCGCATCACCTGAGCCATGGGAGACTTGCAAAGCAAACAGTTCACAAGACCCGTTTGGCCGAACGGGGCCTGAACTGGATCAAAGAGCGCTGTGTCTTGCCAATTGCCGCCTGGCTGGTGTCCTGGCGCTATATGACATTGGGGTCGGTCTTTGCTGTCTTGATCCTGTCGATCAGCCTGATTGCGTCCGGTACGGTCAAGATGATCGGCTTTCCCTCCACCGAAAGCGACACCCTGACGATCCGTTTTTCGCTGACTTCCGGGATCAACCGCGCGCGCACTGTCGCGACCGTTGAGCAATTGCTGGAGGGGCTGCGCCAGGTGGATGCGGAGCTTACCCCCAAAACCCAAGGAGGCGCGCCCTTGGTGGAGCGGATCTTGGTGCGTTACGCGGTCAACAGCGAAGTCTATGACAATGGCTCCAACACCGCCACGATCACCGTCGATCTGCTCAGCAGCTCTGAACGCAATGTGAGCGCCGATGCGGTGCTTGAGGCCTGGAGATCGGCGGCGGGTCCAATCCCGGATCTGGTCCAGTCTTCATTTGCGCAGGCTGAACTGAGGCCGGGAGGCTTTGATCTGGATGTTGAACTCACCGGCTATGATCTGGAAGAGCTGGAGGCGGCCTCGACCGAGCTGCGCAATAATCTGCTGGCACGTTCTGATGTGGTTGAGGCCTTTCAGGATTTCTATGGCGGCCGACAGGAGGTGCAACTGGCGCTGAATGAATATGGCTATCTGGTTGGGCTGACGCCCCAGGCGGTCTCGGACCAGCTGCGCAGCGCCTTTCAGGGCACCGAGACGGACAGCTTCCGCTCCAACCAGTCCGATATGGCGGTGCGAGTCAAACTGGGGGACACAGTGGCCAATCTGGTTGAGCTGGAGCGCTTTCCCATCTTGGTGGCGGGCGGCAAGCTGGTGGCGCTGTCCACCGTCGCCGAGATAACCCTGTCGCAGGGCTATCCGACGATCACCCGCAAGAATGGCAAGGCGCTGGCACGAATTCGCGGAAAGATCGACACGGCCAATGTGACCTCGGCGCAGGTCTCGGCAGTGATCACCAAAGAGCTGGGCCCGGAGCTGCAAAAGCGCTTTCCCGGTGTCGAGATCGGCATTTCGGGGGCCACTGCCGAACAGGCCAAGTCGCAGGCTTCGATTATGAAACTCCTGCTGTTGGGGCTTGTGGGCGTCTTTATGGTTCTGGCCTTTCAGTTCCGGTCCTATTCGCTGCCGGTTGTGGTGATGTTGTCGATCCCCTTTGCACTGGTTGGCACCATTCTGGGCCATTGGGGAATGGGGTTGGATATGTCGATGCCCAGCCTCATCGGCTTTGCCTCGTTGGCCGGGATTGTGGTCAACAACGCGATTTTGTTCCTGACGTTTTTCCAGACCCACCTCGAGGGGGATGACTATGTCGCCGCCTCGCTGGATGCGGTGCGCGCCCGCTTCCGGCCAATCCTGCTGTCGACCTCGACCTCCATTGCGGGGCTGGTGCCAATCCTGTTTGAGACCAGCCCACAGGTGCAGACGCTGGTTCCCGTTGTGGTCTCGGTGGCCTTTGGCCTGTTGGCCTCGATGGTGTTGGTCCTGCTGGTTCTGCCGGCGCTGATTGCGGTCTATTTTGACGTGGTTGACGTGCGCAAATGGGTGGATCAATTCCAGCGCAGTGAGAATGTGTTCTGA
- a CDS encoding efflux RND transporter periplasmic adaptor subunit — protein MTTRPDPQVGAPPEAELAVRVQPVVRRAIIVRAEGFGRVQAEHSWAAISEVQGRVLTVAVGLNTGSIVEAGTVLVEIDQTDNELLRQKTLANIAAVEADLAELSREEENAQRLLLVEQRILEVAQAELARVTALLDRGAGTQATVDTAEKSYLAQQTSVTNLTNTLSLFPARRDALLATLAVRQAELAEAERALEKSVITAPFRGRVASKSIEVGQFVRTGDTLLSLDSTAAAEVTAEVQPSSFGPVVLSGVQDPFVQNSSFDTSQFTEALRRAGVRAHVELSTPDRFEPWEAEIVRLRGTMDAATGTMGIVVRVADPLVAEQGLRRPPLHTGSFVRVVFSSAPKPDSVAIPRHALHMSDDGKPFVYLADQENRLAIREVLPGHVIGSEVTIQSGLTGGESLVLGLPSPPVPGMKLALVPVFAAAEGN, from the coding sequence ATGACCACGCGCCCGGACCCGCAGGTTGGCGCGCCGCCCGAGGCCGAACTGGCGGTCCGCGTTCAGCCGGTGGTGCGCCGGGCGATCATCGTCCGCGCCGAGGGGTTTGGCCGGGTTCAGGCAGAACACAGCTGGGCGGCAATTTCTGAGGTGCAGGGCCGTGTTTTGACGGTGGCTGTGGGGTTGAACACCGGCAGCATCGTCGAAGCGGGCACTGTCCTGGTTGAGATCGACCAGACCGACAACGAGCTGTTGCGGCAAAAGACACTGGCCAATATTGCAGCCGTCGAGGCCGACCTGGCCGAACTTTCCCGCGAGGAAGAGAACGCGCAACGGCTGCTTTTGGTCGAGCAACGCATCCTGGAGGTGGCCCAGGCTGAACTGGCGCGGGTGACCGCCTTGCTGGACCGCGGGGCGGGAACACAAGCCACCGTGGATACGGCAGAAAAATCCTATCTGGCGCAGCAGACCTCGGTGACCAATCTGACCAATACGCTGTCGCTTTTCCCTGCCCGGCGCGATGCGCTCCTTGCGACTCTGGCGGTGCGGCAGGCTGAATTGGCCGAGGCTGAGCGGGCATTGGAGAAATCTGTTATCACCGCACCATTCCGGGGGCGGGTGGCCAGCAAGAGCATCGAAGTTGGGCAATTTGTCAGAACGGGGGACACGCTTTTGTCCCTGGACAGTACTGCCGCCGCCGAGGTGACGGCTGAAGTTCAGCCCAGCAGTTTTGGTCCCGTTGTCTTGTCAGGCGTTCAGGATCCGTTTGTGCAAAATAGCAGTTTTGATACCAGCCAATTCACCGAAGCCCTCCGCCGGGCCGGGGTGCGCGCCCATGTGGAGCTCTCGACCCCGGACCGGTTTGAGCCCTGGGAGGCCGAAATTGTGCGCCTGCGTGGCACGATGGATGCAGCGACAGGAACCATGGGAATTGTTGTCAGAGTTGCAGATCCGCTGGTGGCGGAACAGGGGCTGCGGCGGCCGCCGCTGCATACAGGCAGCTTTGTGCGGGTTGTCTTCTCCAGCGCGCCCAAGCCGGACAGCGTTGCGATCCCCCGCCATGCGCTGCACATGAGTGATGACGGTAAGCCCTTTGTCTATCTGGCCGACCAGGAAAACCGACTGGCCATCCGTGAGGTGCTGCCAGGGCATGTCATTGGCAGCGAGGTGACCATCCAGTCTGGCTTGACCGGCGGCGAGAGCCTGGTGCTGGGCCTGCCCAGCCCGCCTGTTCCGGGTATGAAGCTGGCATTGGTGCCGGTTTTTGCTGCGGCGGAAGGCAATTGA
- a CDS encoding BMP family protein, with protein MTKSTLGAPSRRHFLASSAALALTAGAALSPAKLLAAEPIKVAGIYTVPVEQQWVSRIHVAALVAQDRGDISYSYSENTSNSDYARVMREYAESGYKMIIGEIFGVEAEAREVMADYPDVAFLMGSSFKEDAAVPNLSVFDNYIQDAAYLSGIIAGAMSKSGNIGMVGGFPIPEVNRLMHAFMAGAQEMNPEMKFQVSFIGSWFDPPKAKETAFAMAENGADVLYAERFGVSDAAKEKGLLAIGNVIDTQSDYPDTVVASAIWHFEPTLDAAIAAVQAGSFTAKDYGIYSFMAKGGCSLAPYGTFEGKIPQAALDLIATRTAAIKDGSYTVAINDEEPKSS; from the coding sequence ATGACCAAATCCACTTTGGGCGCGCCGTCACGCCGTCATTTTCTAGCCAGCAGCGCAGCGCTCGCCCTCACAGCCGGTGCCGCACTCTCCCCTGCTAAACTCCTGGCAGCAGAGCCCATCAAAGTGGCCGGCATCTATACCGTCCCGGTTGAACAGCAATGGGTAAGCCGCATCCATGTGGCCGCGCTGGTGGCGCAGGATCGCGGCGACATCAGCTACAGCTATTCCGAAAACACCTCGAACTCTGACTATGCCCGCGTGATGCGCGAATATGCCGAGAGCGGCTACAAGATGATCATCGGTGAGATTTTTGGCGTCGAGGCCGAGGCGCGTGAAGTCATGGCGGACTACCCGGATGTTGCCTTCCTGATGGGCTCCTCCTTCAAAGAAGACGCCGCCGTGCCCAACCTGTCGGTCTTTGACAACTACATTCAGGATGCCGCCTACCTGTCGGGTATCATCGCCGGGGCAATGTCCAAATCCGGCAATATCGGCATGGTTGGGGGCTTTCCGATCCCGGAAGTGAACCGCCTGATGCATGCCTTCATGGCCGGCGCCCAGGAAATGAACCCGGAGATGAAGTTCCAGGTCTCCTTTATCGGCTCCTGGTTTGATCCCCCCAAGGCCAAGGAAACCGCCTTTGCCATGGCTGAAAATGGCGCCGATGTGCTTTATGCTGAACGCTTTGGCGTCTCGGATGCGGCCAAGGAAAAAGGCCTCCTGGCCATTGGCAACGTGATCGACACTCAGTCTGACTACCCGGACACGGTCGTGGCCTCGGCGATCTGGCATTTTGAGCCCACCCTGGACGCCGCCATTGCCGCTGTGCAGGCCGGCAGCTTCACCGCCAAAGACTACGGCATCTATTCCTTTATGGCCAAAGGCGGCTGTTCCCTGGCGCCCTATGGCACCTTTGAAGGCAAGATCCCGCAGGCAGCACTTGATCTCATTGCCACCCGCACTGCGGCGATCAAGGATGGCTCCTATACTGTTGCCATCAACGACGAAGAGCCCAAGTCTTCTTGA